One region of Chlamydia psittaci 6BC genomic DNA includes:
- a CDS encoding DNA-3-methyladenine glycosylase, whose product MLPESFFLNDDVLYLAKELLGHVLITHLEGQRTSGIIIETEAYRGPDDKACHAYNYRKTKRNLPMYSRGGIAYIYRCYGMHSLFNVVTGHQDLPHAVLIRAILPYEGEDIMVLRRQWQNKPKHLLTNGPGKVCQALNLTMEYNTHSLSSPQIHISKKKFSGTITQKPRIGIDYAQESRDLPWRFLLNIKE is encoded by the coding sequence ATGCTTCCAGAGAGCTTCTTCTTAAACGATGATGTTCTGTATTTAGCAAAAGAACTCCTAGGTCATGTTCTCATAACCCACCTAGAAGGACAAAGAACATCAGGAATTATCATAGAAACGGAAGCTTATCGCGGGCCTGATGATAAAGCCTGTCATGCTTACAACTATAGAAAAACAAAAAGAAACCTCCCTATGTATAGCCGTGGGGGTATTGCTTATATCTACCGCTGCTATGGCATGCATTCCCTCTTCAATGTTGTAACCGGACATCAAGATCTTCCCCACGCCGTACTGATCCGCGCTATCCTTCCCTACGAAGGCGAAGATATCATGGTGCTAAGACGCCAATGGCAAAATAAACCAAAACACCTCCTCACTAATGGACCAGGAAAAGTCTGCCAAGCTCTCAACCTCACCATGGAATACAACACGCATTCCCTTTCCTCTCCCCAAATTCATATTAGTAAAAAGAAATTTTCAGGAACAATTACCCAAAAACCACGTATAGGCATAGACTATGCTCAAGAATCCCGCGATCTTCCTTGGAGGTTCCTACTCAACATAAAAGAGTAA
- a CDS encoding anti-sigma factor antagonist, with the protein MNNIQKEEHGTTAVLHLQGKLDGISSPEVQENISQSLSSGIKNIVLDCTNLDYMSSAGIRVLLQSYHQVGKHSGKIVLTCVPKTIEQTLYVTGFLSYFKMFNTVQEALQALSKDED; encoded by the coding sequence ATGAATAACATCCAAAAAGAAGAGCACGGAACCACTGCTGTCTTACATCTTCAAGGAAAACTTGACGGGATCTCTTCTCCGGAAGTACAAGAAAACATCTCACAATCCCTATCTTCAGGAATCAAAAATATTGTTCTTGATTGCACAAACTTAGATTATATGTCCAGTGCGGGCATTCGTGTCCTTTTACAAAGTTACCACCAAGTAGGAAAACACTCAGGGAAAATCGTTCTTACTTGCGTTCCGAAAACAATAGAACAAACTCTATATGTTACCGGATTCCTTTCATATTTTAAAATGTTCAACACTGTGCAGGAAGCATTACAAGCATTAAGCAAAGACGAAGATTGA
- a CDS encoding small basic protein, with product MSRHRSYGKSIKGETKRNVLKRFERIDLLRKLGRWNDATAKKATGLPKTPVIK from the coding sequence ATGTCACGACATCGTAGTTACGGTAAATCCATTAAAGGAGAAACTAAAAGAAACGTTCTCAAGCGTTTTGAACGGATAGATCTTTTGCGTAAGTTAGGCCGTTGGAATGATGCCACAGCAAAAAAAGCTACCGGGCTTCCTAAGACTCCTGTAATAAAATAA
- the ybeY gene encoding rRNA maturation RNase YbeY encodes MKKVPLQVCVSNKQCDVPIRIQSVKKLVLCCLQYWKVSTDQVYVYFLDDEALAKLHDEVFSDPSLTDTITLPIDPPGSTSRPHILGEAFISPKAAIRFLQDRAEDSDLLYEEISRYVVHSLLHMLGYDDQTPEERKKMRGKENQALCMLREKHALLSD; translated from the coding sequence TTGAAAAAGGTTCCTTTACAAGTTTGTGTTTCTAACAAGCAATGTGATGTCCCTATTCGGATACAATCAGTAAAAAAGTTGGTTCTTTGCTGCTTGCAATACTGGAAAGTTTCCACAGATCAAGTGTATGTTTACTTTTTAGATGATGAAGCTTTAGCCAAGCTCCATGATGAGGTATTTTCAGATCCTTCATTAACGGATACGATTACACTACCTATAGATCCTCCGGGAAGTACTTCTCGTCCTCACATTCTTGGCGAAGCTTTCATTAGTCCTAAAGCAGCAATACGTTTTTTACAAGACCGTGCTGAGGATTCAGACCTCCTATACGAAGAAATTTCTCGCTATGTTGTCCATTCTCTCTTACATATGCTCGGATATGATGACCAAACTCCCGAAGAAAGAAAAAAAATGAGAGGTAAAGAAAATCAAGCGCTATGTATGTTGAGAGAAAAACACGCGCTTTTATCAGATTAA
- a CDS encoding ribonuclease R family protein: MKRIRKKRPQSFRRNSKQILISGVLFVHGKKGFGFVTPDHPEEYPFDIFIPARDLKGALDGDHVVVSLFPNSKEGEKRKGVIHQVISRGKTVLVGTITSLIDASTAFVCVNALGPEIPVKAKLIPKRDYKIGDRLLLSTPVWKAKPESKEPPPLEMLEFIGNISNAKSDFPCIKAEYGIQEEFPEAVIEETNHFSQKHISQALRSRKDLRNLLCFTIDSITAKDFDDAVSLTYDNNDNYILGVHIADVSHYVTPHSALDQEASKRCNSIYFPGKVIPMLPPALSDNLCSLKPNVDRLAVSVFMTFTKSGHLSDYEIFRSVIRSKYRMTYDEVDEIVENKQPHPIAKTLLAMAELSEKFSDIREKRGCIRLVLPSFTMSLDNLQEPVTLIETRQTLSHKLIEEFMLKANEVVAYHISHQGVSLPFRIHESPNDESLLSFQEIAKAMGFDIIMTPAQEPDFQYLLQESSAGHPLEPILHSQFVRSMKTASYSTENKGHYGLKLDFYTHFTSPIRRYIDLIVHRLLFNPMSIEETRLEHIVRACSTQERIAAKSEFAFETLKKNRFLHKFLKEQPDSIYQAYIITINPEGLSFTVPEFCQEGFIPSAQLPKEFSLKKKTSPDDLPPKMRPGAPIKVKLSEVNLLNQVITWSLATKTSNTIKKSPASTKKTKEKKPRTRRKRNTE; encoded by the coding sequence GTGAAAAGAATCAGAAAAAAACGACCACAAAGCTTTAGAAGAAACTCGAAACAAATATTAATTTCCGGCGTCCTATTTGTTCATGGAAAAAAAGGTTTCGGTTTTGTTACACCCGACCACCCAGAAGAATATCCTTTTGATATTTTTATTCCCGCAAGAGATCTTAAAGGAGCCTTAGATGGAGATCACGTTGTCGTCTCTCTTTTCCCCAATTCTAAAGAAGGAGAAAAAAGAAAAGGAGTCATTCACCAAGTCATCTCTAGAGGCAAAACTGTTCTTGTAGGAACAATAACCTCACTCATTGACGCCTCAACAGCGTTCGTCTGTGTGAATGCTTTGGGCCCAGAAATCCCTGTAAAAGCAAAACTTATTCCTAAACGTGATTATAAAATCGGCGATCGTTTACTACTCAGTACTCCTGTATGGAAGGCAAAACCTGAATCCAAAGAACCCCCTCCGTTGGAAATGCTCGAATTTATTGGGAATATCTCCAACGCTAAGTCCGATTTTCCCTGCATAAAAGCTGAATATGGGATTCAAGAAGAATTCCCAGAAGCTGTTATCGAAGAAACGAACCATTTCTCACAAAAACACATTAGCCAAGCACTAAGATCACGAAAAGATCTTCGCAATCTCCTATGCTTTACTATTGACTCAATAACTGCAAAAGACTTCGATGATGCCGTATCCTTAACCTATGACAATAACGATAATTACATCCTTGGCGTCCATATTGCGGATGTCTCCCACTACGTAACACCTCACTCCGCTCTAGATCAAGAAGCAAGCAAAAGATGTAATTCTATCTACTTTCCTGGGAAAGTGATTCCTATGCTCCCCCCCGCTCTTTCGGATAATCTCTGCAGTTTAAAACCTAACGTCGATAGACTCGCCGTTTCTGTGTTCATGACGTTTACAAAATCCGGTCATTTATCCGATTACGAAATATTCCGTAGTGTAATCCGTAGTAAATATCGCATGACCTATGATGAAGTGGACGAGATCGTAGAAAATAAACAACCCCACCCTATAGCAAAAACTCTTCTCGCTATGGCTGAACTCAGCGAAAAATTCTCTGATATTAGAGAAAAACGTGGGTGCATACGTCTTGTTCTTCCTTCATTCACCATGTCTCTAGATAACCTACAAGAACCTGTAACTCTTATAGAAACACGACAAACGCTATCACATAAACTCATCGAAGAGTTTATGCTCAAAGCTAATGAAGTCGTTGCTTATCATATTTCCCACCAAGGCGTTTCTCTGCCATTTAGAATCCATGAATCTCCTAATGATGAGAGTTTGCTCTCTTTCCAAGAGATCGCCAAAGCTATGGGATTTGATATTATCATGACCCCAGCTCAAGAACCTGATTTTCAATACCTATTACAAGAGAGCTCTGCAGGACATCCTCTAGAGCCCATTCTACATTCACAATTTGTTCGTAGTATGAAAACCGCCTCATACTCAACCGAAAATAAAGGTCATTATGGTCTTAAATTGGATTTCTATACCCACTTCACCAGCCCCATCCGTCGCTATATCGATCTTATTGTTCATAGACTCCTCTTCAACCCCATGTCTATAGAAGAAACCCGTCTAGAACATATTGTAAGAGCATGCTCTACTCAAGAGCGTATAGCCGCAAAATCTGAATTTGCTTTTGAAACCCTTAAAAAAAATCGTTTTTTACATAAGTTCTTAAAAGAACAACCCGACTCCATTTATCAAGCTTACATCATCACAATCAATCCTGAAGGTCTCTCATTTACCGTTCCGGAATTTTGCCAAGAAGGATTTATTCCATCCGCACAATTACCCAAAGAATTCTCTTTGAAAAAGAAAACATCCCCCGATGATCTACCTCCTAAAATGCGTCCAGGAGCCCCTATAAAAGTCAAACTCTCTGAGGTAAATCTCCTCAATCAAGTGATTACTTGGTCATTGGCAACCAAAACATCAAACACAATAAAAAAATCCCCAGCGAGCACGAAAAAAACTAAGGAGAAGAAACCTAGAACTAGAAGAAAAAGGAATACAGAATAA
- a CDS encoding DUF502 domain-containing protein, protein MKKHFITGLVILLPLAITLAIVGMIMNFLTQPFVGLVSGFFERISFYSKHKALLKFVLQIILLFGLFFATVLLGFLARLMIFKSLLSIYDKILHKIPIIKTVYKAAQQVMTTIFGSQSGSFKQVVMVPFPNAETRCIGLVAGDAPNICSDDPLNPMITVFIPTTPNPTSGFLTLFKKSDITFLDMKIEDAFKYIISCGVLTSGSNTSCSPIAEALSQNPQG, encoded by the coding sequence ATGAAAAAACACTTTATTACAGGCCTGGTTATTCTTCTCCCCTTAGCAATCACTCTTGCTATTGTCGGGATGATCATGAATTTCCTTACTCAACCATTCGTTGGTCTTGTCTCAGGATTTTTCGAACGTATTAGTTTTTATTCCAAACATAAAGCCCTGCTGAAATTCGTTTTACAAATCATCTTGCTCTTTGGCTTATTCTTCGCTACCGTCCTTTTAGGATTTCTTGCCCGCTTGATGATCTTTAAATCCCTACTCTCAATCTATGATAAAATCCTTCACAAAATCCCTATCATAAAAACTGTTTATAAAGCTGCTCAACAAGTCATGACAACTATCTTTGGATCTCAATCTGGATCCTTTAAACAAGTTGTTATGGTCCCCTTCCCTAACGCAGAAACACGCTGCATCGGCCTAGTTGCAGGAGATGCACCAAATATTTGCTCCGATGATCCCCTCAACCCCATGATCACCGTGTTCATCCCCACAACACCGAACCCCACTTCCGGTTTTCTCACCCTATTTAAAAAATCTGATATCACTTTTTTGGATATGAAAATCGAAGACGCTTTCAAATATATTATCTCCTGTGGCGTGCTAACTTCAGGATCCAATACCTCCTGCTCCCCTATTGCCGAAGCTTTAAGCCAGAATCCCCAGGGATAA
- the dnaK gene encoding molecular chaperone DnaK: MSEQKKSSKIIGIDLGTTNSCVSVMEGGQAKVIVSSEGTRTTPSIVAFKGNETLVGIPAKRQAVTNPAKTLASTKRFIGRKYSEVESEIKTVPYQVAAGSNGDVVFPIDGKQFTPEEIGAQVLMKMKETAEAYLGEPVTEAVITVPAYFNDSQRASTKDAGRIAGLDVKRIIPEPTAAALAYGIDKAGDKKIAVFDLGGGTFDISILEIGDGVFEVLSTNGDTHLGGDDFDEVIIKWMIEEFQKQEGIDLSKDNMALQRLKDAAEKAKIELSGMSSTEINQPFITMDANGPKHLTLTLTRAHFEKLASSLIERTKAPCQKALADAKLSASDIDDVLLVGGMSRMPAVQEVVKSIFGKEPNKGVNPDEVVAIGAAIQGGVLGGEVKDVLLLDVIPLSLGIETLGGVMTPLVERNTTIPTQKKQIFSTAADNQPAVTIVVLQGERPMAKDNKEIGRFDLTDIPPAPRGHPQIEVTFDIDANGILHVSAKDAASGREQKIRIEASSGLKEEEIQRMINDAEKNKEEDKKRREASDVRNEADSMIFRAEKAINDYKENIPESLTKEIEERIEKVRTALKEDAPTEKIKEASDELSRHMQKIGEAMQSQSASAAANAQGGPNINTEDLKKHSFSTKPPAGNASSSTNNENIEEADVEIVDKPND, translated from the coding sequence ATGAGCGAACAAAAAAAATCTAGTAAAATTATAGGGATAGACTTAGGAACCACAAACTCCTGTGTATCCGTAATGGAAGGTGGGCAAGCTAAAGTCATCGTCTCTTCAGAAGGAACACGTACAACACCATCGATCGTAGCATTCAAAGGAAACGAAACCTTAGTAGGAATTCCTGCAAAAAGACAAGCAGTGACCAATCCTGCCAAAACCCTAGCTTCTACAAAACGTTTCATCGGAAGAAAATATTCTGAAGTAGAATCAGAAATTAAAACAGTTCCCTACCAAGTGGCTGCAGGATCTAATGGTGATGTTGTCTTCCCCATCGATGGGAAACAGTTCACACCCGAAGAAATCGGTGCTCAAGTTCTTATGAAAATGAAAGAGACCGCAGAAGCCTATCTAGGAGAGCCTGTTACAGAAGCTGTGATTACGGTTCCTGCCTACTTCAATGACTCACAAAGAGCTTCTACAAAAGACGCTGGTCGTATCGCTGGCCTAGATGTCAAACGTATCATTCCTGAACCAACAGCTGCAGCTCTTGCCTACGGAATCGATAAAGCTGGTGATAAGAAAATCGCCGTTTTCGATCTTGGAGGAGGAACTTTCGATATCTCTATTTTAGAAATTGGTGATGGCGTATTCGAAGTGCTCTCTACAAATGGTGATACCCACCTAGGCGGAGACGATTTCGATGAAGTGATCATTAAATGGATGATCGAAGAATTCCAAAAACAAGAAGGCATCGATCTCAGCAAAGACAACATGGCTCTGCAAAGACTCAAAGATGCTGCTGAAAAAGCAAAAATCGAACTTTCTGGAATGTCTTCCACAGAAATTAACCAGCCGTTCATCACTATGGATGCTAACGGACCTAAACACTTAACATTAACATTAACACGTGCGCACTTTGAAAAGCTCGCTTCTAGCCTAATTGAACGTACAAAAGCGCCATGTCAAAAAGCTTTAGCAGACGCTAAACTTTCCGCAAGCGATATCGATGACGTATTGCTCGTTGGAGGTATGTCCAGAATGCCTGCAGTTCAAGAGGTTGTAAAATCTATTTTTGGTAAAGAACCAAATAAAGGAGTCAATCCTGATGAGGTTGTCGCTATTGGAGCTGCAATTCAAGGTGGTGTGCTTGGCGGCGAAGTGAAAGATGTTTTACTACTCGACGTAATTCCTCTTTCCTTAGGTATCGAAACTCTCGGCGGTGTGATGACTCCCCTCGTAGAGAGAAATACCACGATCCCTACACAGAAAAAACAAATTTTCTCCACAGCTGCTGATAACCAACCCGCAGTAACTATTGTTGTCTTACAAGGAGAACGTCCTATGGCAAAAGACAACAAAGAAATTGGAAGATTTGATCTTACAGATATCCCACCAGCACCTCGAGGACATCCTCAAATCGAAGTCACCTTTGATATCGATGCTAATGGAATTCTTCACGTATCTGCAAAAGATGCTGCTAGTGGCCGTGAACAAAAAATTCGTATCGAAGCAAGCTCTGGATTAAAAGAAGAAGAAATCCAAAGAATGATCAACGATGCGGAGAAAAATAAAGAAGAAGATAAAAAACGCCGCGAAGCTTCCGATGTAAGAAACGAAGCTGACAGTATGATCTTCAGAGCTGAAAAGGCGATCAACGATTACAAAGAGAATATACCTGAATCTCTAACAAAAGAAATCGAAGAGCGTATAGAAAAAGTACGCACGGCTCTTAAAGAAGATGCTCCTACCGAGAAAATCAAAGAAGCTTCTGATGAACTTAGTCGTCATATGCAAAAGATCGGAGAAGCCATGCAGTCGCAATCCGCATCAGCTGCAGCAAACGCTCAAGGTGGGCCTAACATCAATACAGAAGATCTGAAAAAACACAGTTTCAGTACGAAACCACCAGCAGGAAACGCTTCTTCAAGTACAAATAACGAAAACATTGAAGAGGCAGATGTGGAAATCGTAGATAAACCTAACGATTAA
- a CDS encoding nucleotide exchange factor GrpE has translation MTDSSNEHEAENSTVPTPDNEIQDLQQEIATLKAELKEKNDKYLMVLAESENARKRMQKERQEMMQYAVENALIDFLVPIESMEKALGFASQMSDEVKNWALGFNMILQQFKQVFEEKGIVEYSSVGQKFNPFLHEAVETEETTKFPEGTVVEEFSKGYKIGDRPIRVAKVKVSKAPTPQGKEEEIENNNE, from the coding sequence ATGACAGATTCCTCTAACGAACATGAGGCAGAAAATTCCACAGTTCCTACCCCCGATAACGAGATTCAGGATCTCCAACAAGAAATAGCAACGCTAAAAGCTGAACTAAAAGAAAAAAATGATAAATACTTAATGGTTCTTGCGGAATCAGAAAATGCCCGAAAACGCATGCAAAAAGAGCGTCAAGAAATGATGCAATATGCTGTAGAAAATGCTCTCATAGACTTTTTAGTTCCTATCGAGAGTATGGAAAAAGCTTTAGGTTTTGCCTCACAGATGTCAGACGAGGTGAAAAATTGGGCGCTAGGATTTAACATGATCTTACAACAATTTAAACAGGTCTTTGAAGAGAAAGGCATAGTAGAATACTCTTCTGTAGGACAAAAATTTAATCCATTTTTACATGAAGCAGTAGAAACAGAAGAGACTACAAAATTCCCTGAGGGCACCGTCGTAGAAGAATTTTCTAAAGGTTATAAAATCGGAGATCGTCCTATACGCGTTGCGAAAGTCAAAGTCTCCAAAGCACCCACACCTCAAGGGAAAGAAGAAGAAATAGAAAATAACAACGAATAA
- a CDS encoding hemolysin family protein yields MLYSLLAITTLFLLFSTGLSQKSIKTQENDDKLQREPSQSNTPALLASVLLSFYGILGVSIYSQYTWNTRSLSLVFWATYILAAPLAYGCLPYCIKLHKGTSSVLCFISSLLQAFFRPLQRYIHHGEEHPKTCNSEMENQLSEAVSSFDKLIVREIMIPKVDIFAIQEDTPIRNAFPAIIEEGYSRIPLYKKNIDNITGVLLVKDLLAVYPKSVDSSLPVSSVAKPPLYAPEIKKVSSLLQEFRQKHRHLAIIVNEYGITEGIVSMEDIIEEIFGEIADEYDVQEDIPYKKVGNSWIVDGRMNISDAEEYFNLKIHHENSYDTLGGHVFHKVGAVPQKGMKIHHENFDIEIITCSERSVGKLKITPRKKKFSPS; encoded by the coding sequence ATGCTTTATTCCCTACTCGCAATTACTACCCTCTTTCTTTTATTCTCCACGGGACTGTCTCAAAAATCTATCAAAACACAAGAAAACGATGACAAACTCCAGCGAGAACCCAGCCAGTCGAATACCCCCGCTCTCCTCGCTTCCGTATTACTCAGTTTTTATGGAATTCTAGGCGTTTCCATCTACTCCCAATACACATGGAACACCAGAAGTCTATCTTTGGTTTTCTGGGCAACGTATATACTTGCTGCCCCCCTGGCTTACGGCTGTCTTCCCTATTGTATAAAACTTCACAAGGGAACAAGCTCAGTTCTGTGTTTTATCTCCTCATTACTCCAGGCATTTTTTCGCCCCCTCCAACGTTATATTCATCACGGTGAGGAGCATCCTAAAACATGTAACTCAGAAATGGAAAATCAACTCTCTGAAGCCGTATCGTCATTTGATAAGTTGATTGTTCGAGAAATCATGATCCCCAAGGTAGACATCTTCGCTATTCAAGAAGACACCCCAATTCGTAACGCTTTTCCCGCAATCATAGAAGAAGGGTATAGCCGCATTCCTCTATACAAGAAAAACATTGATAATATCACCGGAGTACTCCTGGTCAAAGATCTACTCGCTGTCTATCCTAAATCTGTAGACTCTTCACTACCAGTCTCTTCAGTTGCCAAACCTCCCTTATATGCTCCTGAAATTAAAAAGGTTTCCTCTTTACTCCAAGAATTCCGTCAAAAACATCGCCACTTAGCAATCATAGTCAACGAATATGGCATTACTGAGGGAATCGTCAGCATGGAAGATATCATTGAAGAAATTTTCGGAGAAATTGCCGATGAATATGATGTTCAAGAAGATATTCCCTATAAAAAAGTTGGGAACTCTTGGATCGTAGATGGGCGTATGAACATCTCCGATGCCGAAGAATACTTTAATCTAAAGATTCACCATGAAAATAGCTACGACACACTAGGAGGACACGTTTTTCATAAAGTCGGTGCTGTTCCACAAAAAGGGATGAAAATCCATCACGAAAACTTTGATATCGAGATTATCACCTGCTCAGAACGCAGCGTAGGTAAACTCAAAATCACTCCAAGAAAAAAGAAGTTCTCTCCTTCGTAA
- a CDS encoding DUF3604 domain-containing protein, which produces MRRSVCYVNPSVARAGQISTWKFLYSLVDYLPEGTKLKFDLGCQGRPIDWEIPSTDLQQPRNTIYLETPKGDILPAVAIPIPNSPVPQYEFTLPYELEAGETLTIVLGPSPDYPQTDEAGNGAQLFTQRRKPFYLYVDPEGKGNYDEPDIFSMDIRGNVLKHIQIFTPSYVVKNKRFDITVRFEDEFNNLTNFSPENTRIELSYEHLRENLNWQLFIPETGFVILPNLYFNEPGIYRIQLKNLLTNELFVSAPIKCFSDTAPNLMWGLLHGESERVDSEENIEACLRHFRDDCALNFYASSSFENQEGLTPDLWKMINQTIGDFNEEDRFVSLSGVQYCGEPGEEGIRQILYIKENKSCSKQKDCKIASLSKLYKSASTHEIISIPCFTASKHYGFDFNNFHPEFERVVEIYNSWGCSERTEKEGNLFPIKGSDSEVESGTLVEALKRNLRFGFVAGGLDDRGIYSKFFDANQQQYTPGLTAIICNKYSRESLVEALYQRHCYATTGPRIIVSFNITSAPMGSELSTTTKPGLAVNRHISGYVAGTAQLKTVEIIRNGEVIKTFFPESSNLDYEYDDMEPLSEVTLKDPKGKIPFAFYYLRVTQVDQSMAWSSPIWVDLH; this is translated from the coding sequence ATGCGCAGATCTGTTTGTTATGTTAATCCTTCCGTAGCTAGAGCTGGGCAAATATCCACATGGAAGTTTCTTTACTCTTTAGTCGACTACCTCCCCGAAGGAACAAAACTCAAATTTGACTTAGGCTGTCAAGGTAGACCTATAGACTGGGAAATTCCCTCCACAGATCTCCAACAACCACGGAATACTATCTACTTAGAAACACCTAAAGGGGATATTCTTCCTGCTGTAGCCATTCCTATCCCCAATAGTCCTGTTCCACAGTATGAATTTACCCTTCCCTACGAACTAGAAGCTGGAGAAACTCTCACGATTGTTCTCGGGCCCTCCCCCGATTACCCACAAACAGATGAAGCAGGAAACGGAGCACAACTATTTACTCAACGCCGTAAGCCATTCTATCTCTATGTAGATCCTGAAGGCAAAGGGAACTATGACGAACCAGATATCTTTTCCATGGATATTCGTGGTAACGTTCTTAAACATATTCAAATTTTTACTCCCTCTTACGTCGTAAAAAATAAACGTTTTGATATTACCGTACGCTTTGAAGATGAGTTTAACAATCTCACCAACTTTTCCCCAGAAAATACACGTATCGAACTCTCTTACGAGCACCTCAGAGAAAACCTAAATTGGCAATTATTCATTCCTGAAACTGGATTCGTTATTCTTCCCAATCTCTATTTCAATGAACCTGGGATCTACAGAATCCAATTGAAAAATCTTTTAACCAATGAGCTCTTCGTCTCTGCTCCTATAAAATGTTTTTCTGACACTGCGCCAAACCTTATGTGGGGTCTGCTGCACGGAGAATCAGAACGCGTGGATTCTGAAGAAAACATCGAAGCGTGTTTGCGACACTTCAGAGACGATTGCGCATTAAACTTTTATGCATCGTCATCTTTTGAAAATCAGGAAGGATTAACTCCTGATCTTTGGAAAATGATCAACCAAACTATCGGAGATTTTAACGAAGAAGACCGCTTCGTTTCCTTATCAGGCGTACAGTACTGTGGAGAACCTGGAGAAGAAGGCATTCGACAAATTCTCTATATCAAAGAAAATAAATCTTGCTCTAAACAGAAAGATTGCAAGATTGCTTCTTTATCGAAACTCTATAAAAGTGCTTCGACTCACGAGATTATTTCGATACCATGTTTTACCGCTTCAAAACATTACGGTTTTGATTTTAACAATTTCCATCCGGAATTTGAACGTGTTGTCGAAATTTATAACTCCTGGGGTTGTTCAGAAAGAACAGAAAAAGAAGGGAATCTTTTCCCCATCAAAGGAAGTGATTCTGAAGTAGAATCCGGGACATTAGTGGAAGCGTTGAAACGCAACCTACGCTTTGGTTTTGTTGCTGGAGGTTTGGATGATCGCGGTATCTATAGCAAGTTCTTCGATGCTAACCAACAGCAATATACTCCAGGTCTGACTGCGATTATATGTAATAAATACAGTCGAGAATCTCTCGTAGAAGCGTTATATCAACGTCATTGCTATGCAACTACGGGGCCAAGAATCATCGTCAGCTTTAACATTACCTCAGCTCCTATGGGGTCTGAGTTATCAACAACTACCAAGCCTGGCCTTGCTGTAAATCGTCATATTTCAGGATATGTTGCAGGAACGGCTCAACTCAAAACTGTTGAGATTATCCGTAATGGGGAAGTCATTAAAACCTTCTTCCCTGAGAGTAGTAACCTAGATTATGAATATGACGATATGGAACCTCTATCTGAAGTCACTCTTAAAGACCCCAAAGGAAAGATTCCTTTTGCCTTCTATTATCTAAGAGTAACTCAAGTAGACCAGTCTATGGCATGGAGTTCGCCTATTTGGGTAGATCTCCATTAA